The stretch of DNA TgcggcgcccgcggccagcTGCAGCCCAGCAACGCCTCCGCCGACTCCCAGGAGAGATCCTTGCTGTCCTACAGCGGCGGCTGGATCCCGGCCAAGGCCACCTGGTACGGCGCGCCCACCGGCGCAGGCCCCGACGACAACGGTAAGATGATGCCTCTCCCGTTTGTCCTAGGCTCCTGGCTCACCCCCATGTGCAAATAATTTTGCAATGCGGCTCACCCCCATGCCATTGGCCTCTTGGTTCTGAATCTTGCCAGGCGGCGCGTGCGGGTTCAAGCACACCAACCAGTACCCCTTCTCCTCCATGACGTCGTGCGGCAACGAGCCCATCTTCAAGGACGGCAAGGGCTGCGGCTCCTGCTACCAGGTACATACTGCCTACTGATCGACCACCATGGCGCCCACCGACCACGCCAGATTAGCACAGTTATTAGTGCTGGTGCCCGGTCATTTTATTTGGCTGGTCAAATTAAAGATGCCAGTATGCGGCGTCCGTAGCTAGCGATCGAGCGCCCCGCAGATTGCTCATCTTGATGATGGGCAGCTAGGAGGAACGTGCACCCCGTTGACCCTGTCGCGCCTTGGTTTTCCACAGATTCGGTGCGTTAAGAGCAACCACCCTGCCTGCTCCGGCGTGCCGCAGACGGTGGTCATCACCGACATGAACTACTACCCGGTGGCCAAGTACCACTTCGACCTCAGCGGCACGGCATTCGGCTCCATGGCCACCTACGGCCTCAACGACAAGCTCCGCCACGCCGGGATCATCGACATGCAGTTCAGGAGGTACGCAATCCTCCgcttgcagcagcagcaccaccaccatttCTGACGCATTTCACTATTCGGTCTCTCGATCGTTCTCTGAAAATTAACCCCATGTACCTCTCTGCTGCTGCAGGGTGCCGTGCAACTTCCCCGGGCTGACGATCAACTTCGTCGTCCAGCACGGGTCCAACCCCATGTACCTGGCGGTGCTGGTCGAGTTCGAGGACAAGGACGGCGACGTGGTGCAGGTGGACATCATGCAGCACAACTCCGGCTACTGGGAGCCGATGCACGAGTCGTGGGGATCCATCTGGAGGATCGACCCCAACCGCCCTCTCAAGGGCCCCTACTCGCTGCGCATCACCAACGAGTCCGGCAAGCAGCTCGTGGCCAAGAACATCATCCCGGACAACTACATCCCCAACACCAACTACCGCTCCTACGTCCAGTACTGACACCCCGTCGATCGATCAGCTAGCACTGCGCGTGAGTGAGCTCTCCGATCCAGCACCGGCTCAAGGGCTCTCTCTCGCTCATTATAGTGGCCGGCCGCCGTTGGCAATTGCGCTGAGGATTTTTCACATCGGTTCATTCCATTGTTGGTGTGTTTAATTGTGGTGTGTCCTGAATGAAGGTGCGTGGGAAATTAGAGGAGGCAAGCATCAACGAGTGCTCTCCCGCCCACTGTCACTCTACCATTACCAGTGTGTAACCAGAAAATTATATATGGTTATAAATTATACAGTACTACGTGTGCTGCTATACTATTTAACTAGCATGCTGTCTCAAAACTGGACTCTCTCTGCTCACTCCTCGGGAGTAATTACTGGTTTCACTTCGCTTAAGGTCTGTTTGGGAGCACAAAATAAATCCAGCTCTGTGTATCCATCTCCATCTACGGTAAAAACCTCAAGTACGAGAACCCCAATGTAGTACTCCTATTCTGCTGTTCTCACGAATTACGATATTCAGGGCATCCACGGCCCATAAACTTTCCAATTACTAGGTGATTCCGATTCTGGTCAGTATCCGAGTACAGGATGGTCTGTAGCTGACTCGGAGAGCACCTCTTCTTTTCTTCGTAGTACAGCCACCCACCAGCAGATATTCAGAGGACTGTTAACGATaatcccttttttttctttctttcgtcTCTCCGATATTGTTGCAGCGGATTTGGCGGTTGGGAGAAGCTCATTAAAGTCGTCACTCGGATCCTGATCACAAAGGGAACAACACTAGGAGTAGTACTCCGTACTACTACTCCTTTGTCCTATATCGCAGTGACAAGTTCGTTGGTGTTGGAAAGCAAATGATTCTGCAGATCTCCCAGCAAGAGCCCCTTTCCCGCCAAAGCTTTCCCGCAACCGATTCCCATATATAACCGCCGGTCCCGGAAGTAATCATGGGGGACCCCTCCAAGAATTCGTCGCTAAAAAAGAACTACGAGATCGTAGTACGGGCCCACTGGATTCGCGCCGTGATTACAGGCGCTAAGCCCCAGGTTAACATGGCTGCTGACTTGCAATTAATCATAGATGAAGCTTCGACGACGAGCTAGCATGCGTCAGTAAAATGGTGGTAATTAAACACGATCACGTGATGCATGCTCATCAAGAAAAATGGCGACGATCGAGCCCCCCGCGACGCAAATGTGGACAGGTTTGTAGCGATGATCGAGGATGGATCTGTGATTCAGGGGAAAATTTGGGGacacgccgcgccggccgctttcataccaatttttttttctttgcaatAATCCACCAATCGAACACCGCTCATTCACCTATTTTCATCCTCAATAATTTCCCTGTGCGGATAAACTTGAGATACTCGCATCTCGCGTACCAGCCATATATCCACCGTACCACCCTACTGGCCAGAGGCCGCCATTTTATCTCTTCTTGTCGGAGCAGCGAGCGATAGGTAGtagaaaggaggaggaaggccCGGAACGCGACGCGACGACGAGGGGCAAGACCATGGGCATGGGGCCGGCGCAGCCACGGGGTCGCATGTGCGAGGGACGAAAAGGCCGGACGCCGACGGCGCATGTGAGGTGCGGGCCACCGCGCGAGGCCGTCAGCTATCCATCTATCCGCCGGCGGCACGCAAAGAcgccgccgctctcgccgcggatCTTCGGGACCCGCGACGCGCACGCAGCACGCGAACTGAGCTCTCGGCCCTCTTGTCTGATCTCCCGGCGTCGCCTTCCCGCCTCCTGCCACGTCCCGGCCGCAAAAGTTGTTTCCCCGGCCGGGTACGGTGTGCCGCAAGTTACTCGGTGCGGTCCTGTGCATACGTACGTCGTCGTGCGCGGCTCGACGCGCGCCTTATCCGATCCAGTGGGTGCGGCGCCGTTGCACGCAGGATTATTCTTGGGCGCGTAGGGCTGTTCGAGCGGCAAGCATGCATGAATGTGAGCAATGTTCTTTGGCCATGCATGACCGTGATTGACTATATGTGATATCCGAGTAGCAGTGACGAAACTTGTATGGCACTCCATGATATGATGCCGGATGatggtagtggtggtggtgtACGCTGAATGATAGCACTCGGAGACCCAGAATCGGGGCCTGTTTTCAGGTGTCCGTCCGTGCCGCCGATTCAAGCTAGCTTCCTTCGCTGCCGCGCTACATGGCAGACGGAATGTTTGAACAGCGTCCTGTCCGGAGATAAAACAAATCCATGCAGGCCGGCAGCACCACTACTGCATCATCAGGATCGATCAAAACAACCGAGACCAGCAGCGTGCGCCCAAATAAACGGAATGGTTTCACTCGGAGACCGGCATTATTCCTTCTGTCCACGCACGGAGCTGCTACTACTAGTatgtagaaatagaaaaaaaaaaaggggggggggggggggggcgcccaATGCGATGCGAGTCGCGTGCATGCCCATCACGGCGTCACATGCGTTGGTAGCTGGACTTGTGCGTGGGagcagggagagagagatgaggaTCGGAGGAGCTAGGCCCAGCAGCCGAGTTCAGACGATGGCCATCGCTTGCAAgctcaagcaagcaagcaatgcaagcgggcacacaagctcACGTGGCAGGGTTCCTCCGGACTCGTGGTCAGCCCCCTGCAGGAGAGAAGCACACAACCCTGGGGGCCGTAGTGgacggctgcggctgcggcgagcgccgtgGCGTGCTCGGTAATCACGGAGGGCCCCCGATTATTAGGGTGCGGTGATGTGATGCGATGGGGTGTGGTGTGGTGCGCGCAGCGCTGATCGTGGCTGGTCGGGAAATTTGTTCCCGGCTCACATGCGTGGGtctgctagctagctgctagctGCACGCTGAtcgccgaagaagaagaaggatcgaGATGCCGCCATCATTAACTCCCTGTGTGCCTGCCACTCACCTAAGCCGCTGCTCGAAGTCGGGTTAATTAGTTGCAGCTGCTGGGGGGACGGGCATGCAGCTCGTGCGTGTTCAATGACCCCCCGTGCCGAAGCAGAACGCTTTCTGGTCAGGTCTAGGCGCCAAGTAGCTGATCGAGGCCGGGGACGACGCCGCCGGACGTGCATGCCCGCGGCCGAACTACTCAACCAACAACGTCGTTGCAACTTGCAAATTGCAGCAACTAATTAGCGGAGTCTGGAAGCTCCATCGGACGGACCGATCGACCCTGACAGGAACGCCTGCACACGTACGAAACGGCACGGGGGACCAGCCAGTAcgctgcagcagctgctaccTGACGATACGGTACCCTGCTCGACCCCGGTACGAGTAGTCGAGTATCAGACAGCCGAGCGCAACGTTTTTCGCTGTCTGAGATTTGAACCCGTTCCCGGCGCCATTTAATGGGCTTTTGGCGGCACCACTCAACTGTCAGCAGCACAAggaggccgcgcgcgcgcgcattcAAGTGCGTGAAAGCGGCCAGCCACGGACCGGCCCGGCTCCGGGCTCCCCCATGTGCCCTCGCCCTCCGGCGCCCACCCGTCTACGTCCCCACCCCGTGGCCCATCCGTCCGGTGTACCGCCCCGGCCAGCCGGTGGCCATCGCCGTCGCTTTCGCGGCCTCGCGCTCGTCGTTGCCGCGCGCGGCGGGTGGGGCGTCCAGTCCGAGCTCGGTGGGCGGGCGGCCGGGTGGTGCGGggacggggccggccgaccGAGACCCGACGGCGGGCGAGGCCGTCCGTGCGGCTGGTGCGGTCGCCGTTTTTGTCCACGGCGAGCCGAACCGACTGGGGCGGGGTGGTGGGGGCCACTAACTACCGGCCCGACCGGGCGGCCGTTGTTGATGCGTGGCGCGGCCGCGGTTGGTCCGGGATTACAACGACCGGCTAACGGTCGGGGGAGGCCCCCCGGCCTTGATTGGTTTTATGTCGGTGCCTGCTTCCAGCCAGGCCCGCTGGCTCCGCACGCTCCCTGCCCTTTTAATGATGATGACTTGTCCCCGCGCCATGTGAGCGAGCCGATCGATCGACCGGTACGTGGTCGCCTGTTCACCGGTTTAGCAAAACCGGATGCTGGCCCGTACCCAACCCAGATGGACCCGTCCTCCCGGTCTCTAGCACGGGTTGGAGCCGGACCGGTGTGAACCATACAACGGACGCGCTCGTGCGCTGATCTGCGGGTTGGACCTGTGAAACCTACCGAGACTGCAATAGAtcgaaaggaagaaaaaaagtagcggcggcgggggttgcACATCGGGCATCAACgggcggctgcagcggcggcgggcggcaacAGCAGCTGCGGCGGACCACAGTGGCGGCGGCTCCTGCAGGTCAACTGttgcggacggcggcgaggcccgGGGGCTACGATGATGACTGCTGCTGCAGGGCCGCGGCAaacggcggctgcagcggcgaCGGACGGTGCTGCGGCGGACGactgctgctgcagcggctgcaTCTTCATTCTGATACTTTTTGGGTGGACCTTTAGCATGTTTTCTACTAGTGGCCTAAACCAAACCAAGGTATTAATTAAACCGTCAGAACCAGTTCAAACCCAGCCCGCACCGAACAATGTTTTTATCTTGGCTTGGGTTGGAAACAAACCAGAAACTGGTAAACCCAAACCATGAACAGGGCGAGTACGTGGTGTGTCGCTAGCTACCGTCCGTCGGCAGGGTGGACGTGCGCCCCATACACCCGTGCTTGGTTCTCCGAGGACAGCGCTCGCCCATGAAACCCCATTCCCATCACGCCGCCACACACGGATACAGGTGGACGGCCGTGAACGCCGCATGGGCACGGCTGATCTTCGATCCAGATGCTCTCGGATGTACAGTACGAGTATGAGATGGCTGGTCGTTCCAACCCGAAATCTGATCGAGCCAGCAGTTCTGCCAGTGCCAAATAAGCTCTAGGTACAGCTGCACACAGCAGCTGTGACATCCGCCATGCTTGGAAGCATTCATAGGGTTGGATATGCCCTGTCCTATGTGCGCACAGTGATGAGTGTACGTGTTTTTTTTAGTAGGAGTGTACGTGTTATTGTGAGTATCCGTGTATTTCtgattgagaaaaaaaaacatttgacAAAACCGTGTTgctagaaaaaaagaaaggctAGGAAAGA from Panicum virgatum strain AP13 chromosome 9K, P.virgatum_v5, whole genome shotgun sequence encodes:
- the LOC120651712 gene encoding expansin-B3-like, which encodes MSSASHHPSANQTAAGGAKQQLASKLASCSAYSLAEAPPPFLASASMAAALFSFRAAALAALLVAVMAACGARGQLQPSNASADSQERSLLSYSGGWIPAKATWYGAPTGAGPDDNGGACGFKHTNQYPFSSMTSCGNEPIFKDGKGCGSCYQIRCVKSNHPACSGVPQTVVITDMNYYPVAKYHFDLSGTAFGSMATYGLNDKLRHAGIIDMQFRRVPCNFPGLTINFVVQHGSNPMYLAVLVEFEDKDGDVVQVDIMQHNSGYWEPMHESWGSIWRIDPNRPLKGPYSLRITNESGKQLVAKNIIPDNYIPNTNYRSYVQY